The following DNA comes from Clostridiaceae bacterium.
ACACATTTTTCTGGGATTACTACAAAACCGTAACGGCGTAAACTTGGGAACCGCCTAGTACGGGACCGTAGGCTAGGTGGTGTGAGAGGTCGGTAGGTGAATTAATCACCTACCTCCTACTCGATGAAGGGAGTTTGCTGTGGAGTAAGGGTTTAAAAAAATACTTTTACATAAAGGAGTATGAATATGAAGTTAGTTTATAAAGGAAAAACAAAAGATGTATATGAACTGGATAGCGAAACTTATTTATTAAAATTTAAAGATGATGTTACGGGAGAGAATGGAGTATTTGATCCCGGAGCAAATACTGTTGGGTTAACCATTGAAGGAGCAGGAAAGGCAGGCTTGAGCCTAACAAAATACTTTTTTGAAAAGTTAAACCAAATGGGTATTCCTACACATTTTATTAGTGCAGATTTGGAAAACTCAACCATGACAGTCAAAAAGGCTACATTATTTGGAAAAGGATTGGAAATAATCTGCAGATACAGAGCTGTAGGCAGTTTTATCAGACGTTATGGAATGTATGCAAAAGAAGGTCAGCCTCTGGATGCATTAGTAGAGGTTACACTCAAGGATGATGAAAGAAATGATCCTC
Coding sequences within:
- a CDS encoding phosphoribosylaminoimidazolesuccinocarboxamide synthase yields the protein MKLVYKGKTKDVYELDSETYLLKFKDDVTGENGVFDPGANTVGLTIEGAGKAGLSLTKYFFEKLNQMGIPTHFISADLENSTMTVKKATLFGKGLEIICRYRAVGSFIRRYGMYAKEGQPLDALVEVTLKDDERNDPLITKETLDMLNILSKEEYDVLVDLTKKIANIVKEELAKKGLELYDIKFEFGRIGEDKHIALIDEISGGNMRAYMNGERVEPLELERIMLRK